In the Burkholderia glumae LMG 2196 = ATCC 33617 genome, one interval contains:
- a CDS encoding LysR family transcriptional regulator has translation MALTLRQLKYFVATAELGQISQAAIQLTISQSAVTSAIKELEDRLGTQLFVRTSAGVTLTDTGRRFLNHAYTILSSVDEAMRIPNLESTLTGTLAIAASYTVLGYFLPHHVLRLNTLYPRLTINLHELNRESIEEGLIAGRYDMAVLLTSNVSNPELVLEPVIHSVRRLWVGAHHPLLRRESVTFAEVAHEPFVMLTVDEAGQTALRYWNETPYRPNVILRTSSVEAVRSMVANGSGVAILSDMVYRPWSLEGRRIETIVLRDPVPPMSVGLAWRKNIELGPAMHAVRDYFRHTFMEPRALGGGP, from the coding sequence CTCACTATCTCGCAGTCGGCCGTGACGAGCGCGATCAAGGAGCTGGAGGACAGGCTTGGCACGCAACTGTTCGTGCGCACGTCGGCGGGCGTGACGCTGACCGATACCGGGCGGCGTTTTCTCAATCACGCGTACACAATTCTGTCGTCGGTCGACGAGGCGATGCGGATCCCGAATCTCGAGAGCACGCTGACCGGCACGCTCGCGATCGCCGCAAGCTACACGGTGCTCGGCTACTTCCTGCCGCATCACGTGCTGCGGCTCAATACGCTCTATCCACGCCTGACGATTAACCTGCACGAACTGAACCGCGAGTCGATCGAGGAAGGGCTGATCGCGGGCCGCTACGACATGGCCGTGCTGCTCACGTCGAACGTGTCGAATCCGGAGCTCGTGCTGGAGCCGGTGATTCATTCGGTGCGCAGGCTGTGGGTCGGTGCGCATCATCCGCTGCTGCGGCGCGAGAGCGTCACGTTCGCGGAGGTCGCGCACGAGCCGTTCGTGATGCTGACGGTGGACGAGGCAGGGCAGACCGCGCTGCGTTACTGGAACGAGACGCCGTATCGGCCGAACGTGATCCTACGCACCTCGTCGGTCGAGGCGGTGCGCAGCATGGTCGCGAACGGCAGCGGTGTCGCCATCCTGTCCGACATGGTGTATCGCCCGTGGTCGCTCGAAGGGCGGCGCATCGAGACGATCGTGTTGCGCGACCCGGTGCCGCCGATGAGCGTCGGCCTCGCGTGGCGCAAGAACATCGAGTTGGGTCCCGCGATGCACGCGGTGCGCGACTATTTTCGGCACACTTTCATGGAGCCCCGGGCGCTGGGTGGCGGCCCCTGA